Genomic segment of Leopardus geoffroyi isolate Oge1 chromosome B2, O.geoffroyi_Oge1_pat1.0, whole genome shotgun sequence:
gatgtggggctcaaactcacaaaccatgagatcacgacctgagcccaaaccaagagttggacgcttaaccaactgagccacccaagctccccttgtttttctaacttcttaaacTAGATGCTTAGCTCATTAATCTTCAGACTTTCTTCTTCTATAAGCAATTCAAGGGCAAAAACAACCATACTCTTTATGGATAAAGCACcgatatacataatacataataaataataaagcccAGCACACAAATATACAGTAGTATATCTGTGGTCTTAAAATTACATAGGGATTACATAggtgattaaataaaaatgtctgaaaCGTTTCCTTAAGGGgatgataataaaagaaaagtggaGAAACACCGCCCTAAGACAAGGATCTGCGAGAAAGTAGTTAATTTGGGAAGTTCAAATGACACCAATTGGGAGGGAAGAAGTGATACAGGAGGGAAGGCAGCCACGTGTGCTCTCAGGCCAGCTGCCACAGAGGGACTATCCGAAAGGAAACACCTCCGAGTTATCCCATGCGCACTGAGGGAGCCCAGGTGTTTGTTTATTCCCTAACTCCTGGCCAGCTTTTATTGAGGGCTGCTTCGAGGGAGTAATTCTTTGGCTCTTTTGGCCCACCACACAAGACAGCACGATGGCTTTGGACAGTCTTGGGAACCAGAGCCTTCCGGCACCAAATATCGCCAGTAGCCTGCAATAGCCCTGCTGGGGCACAATACAAAGTCCAAGAGATATAGGTGGTCAGTGGCCCCCTCTGTTACactattattacttaaaataatagaggggcacctgggtggctcagctggttaagcgtctgactcttgatttcggttccagtcttgatcctagggtcatgagattgagccccacgctcagcgtggaatctgtccttcccccgctcatgctcgttcgtgcactcgctctctctctctcgaaaaaaaataatagaaagtgCTCTTAGGAAAAATTTTCCGATATGAATAATAACAAGCAGCATTTTTTATAAAGCCCCCTCGGGGACGTATCTGTCACGTAGGTGCTGCTGGACTGAACCGTTAGTGGATTCCTTATTGTCAGTCACATGTCATCAGGCCACTTCAAATCTAACCCATCTTTCCTAGAGATGCTGTGTTATAACTTGTGTTTCCAAATGCAGGAAACACAGTTAATACCATAAAAATACCAAAGTTGAAGATGAcgagaaatgaaaatcaaggaGGCTGCAAATATATAACAAACATAAACTAAATACGTATGCAGCCAAAAAAGGTAGATTGTTACTGTTCCTTTGGGGGAAATTTTGTGCACAAACTGGATCTACTAAGGGTTCTTAAACCACAGCTTCAATGGAATGTTCCTGGTACATGTCCATAAGCATTCTCATTGCTCAAGGACCTTGAAAGTCATTcaacatccctgtcatgtttctgaGAAATTTCCAGTACTGATGAGATGTACATGaatgcccctctctcctccctccttcatttcctcatcaaaGACTAGGGCTGACCTTTGTGTAAGCctttggttcttttatttttatttatttacttttaaaaatttgtttatttttgtgagagagaggcagagagagaatcccaagcaggctccacactatcagtgcagagtcccatgcagggctcgaactcatgaacagtgagatcatgacctgaaccgaagtcaagagtcagacactgaaccgactgagccactcagatgccccaatcTTTGGTACTTTTATGTTAGCATTGGAAGCTTcccctgttcatttattttttcttttttccctttcttccttctttccttccttccttccttccttccttccttccttccttccttccttccttccttctttccttccttccttctttccttccttccttccttccttccttccttccttccttccttccttccttccttccttcctctttcttctctttctttctttctttctttcgtctttctttttcttttttttacttaagctctatgcccaacatgaactcacgaccccaacatcaagagtcacatgctccactgacttagccagccaggtgcaccacCCTGTTCTTTTCTTGTAGAAGTCATTCTTTGGTCTTTCTGAGAAGTTTCTCCTCTGATATCTCATCTTTTCTTGAACGTTTCCAAAGAGACAGTGATTTTGCTGAAATCACTTCTTGACTTGGAGACATACTGGATTCTCTGTATCTAATTATGCTGACATGCATTCTGAAGTTTTGCCATCACGTGGATGTTGGCTGAATTGGCCTACACTTCCCACCTCCTTCAaatctttctttcccttaaaaGTTGTGCCTCACAGAGAATGCAACAGCTTGACCTCAGAGATTATCTCATTcgcttttcttttttgctctatCATCTCCAAATATCCtgattctttttcaaagaaactgAGGAAATCCCGGAAGCCTTCCcaaaggaggtgacatttggcTTGTGCATAATTTTGGCAACTGTACCTGGACTCAAGTGTGAGAACTGCTTGAGAAAAGGCCAGGAAGTATGGCAGGTGTTTTGTACTGAGTTTCTTCCATTTGTTCCTCCAAATCCATTCTTCACTTTCCTCCACCCTGTTCTTGTGTCCTGGCAGATGACTGATGTGGACTGTACCAACAGACTTCCTTGCCCTGCAGTTTCCAGTTGGCCTCAGCCAATGAAAGGCACCAACAGAAGACAGTGGCATTTTTTTCATTCCCGTAGTAGCCCCGTCCCTCCACCAAAGGCCGCAGCTCCTATCAGGTAGTGCTGTCTCTCTCCGGGTTCAGGTGACAGTTTTGTGCCTTCAGCCCTAGGAATGAGTGATAACAGGCATTGCCCcgtctctttctgtttctaaacTCTACCCACAGCTGTGTACACAGCTCCTGATTTAAGTAAGCTCTTCTCAaattatccattttgagtgtgccatctgtttcctgccaggTCCCTGATTGATACAGTGTGTTTGATTAATGGGTATTAGTTCAGACTAGTTGGAGCATGAAGAGCGTGTGATGAAACAGCGAAACATCACGTAGGCGCAGTAGGCTGGGAGCGGTGGTGAAGGGGCCTGTCTTCCAGGCAATGGGAACCTCAGGGGGTTTTAGACCAGGAGAAGTGTTTAGCAATCGGAGATGGGGAGATGAGTTAGGAGACGATTACAACTGCTATTACAGGAAGGTACCCTTTTGTAATTATCAGATTGGCCGAGCACCAAAGATGTGACAGCGCAGCATGTTGGTTGATAAGGGTGTGGAGGAATAGCACTCTCAGATATCGCCAGTGAGGGCATAAACTGATACACCTCTTTGGAAGGCAACGTGATCATATCTGTCAATGTTATAAATGTtcgtaacctactgagccagtaATTCCTCTTCTAGGTACTTAGCCTACAGGTAATACTGCACGCACGCTAAAtaatttattggggtgcctgggtggctcagtcggttaagcgtccgacttcagctcaggtcacgatctcgcggtccctgagtttgagccccgcggcgtccggctctgggctgatggctcagagcctggagcctgcttccgattctgtgtctccctctccctctgcccctcccccgttcatgctctgtctctctctgtctcaaaaataaacgttaaaaaaaaatttttttttaaatttatgtagaaGGCTATTCGTTGTAGCATTTTCCTAATGGCTGAAGACTGGAACAACGTAAATGCCCATCAATTAGAGACTGGTCAGCAAGTATGGCACAGTCCATGGAAGGAGACACTATGCAGCagttaaagagaatgaaatggcTCTATATGTACTCACATGGAAGATCTCCAAATAGAACGTTAGTGACAAAGGTAAGGTGCCTCATACTATACACAATATGCTTCTATTTGGGTGGGAGGATAAAAGGGTATCTTGCACTGAAGTTTGTAAATGCAAAGACCAGAAGAACAAAGGAAACCAGTACAGGACGGTTGCTTTTTGAAGAGAACTGTATGGCTGGGgtcaaaggaaggaggaagatttactttttattctaaTCTTTTTGTACCCCTGCATAAAGTATCTAGGTTTTAATATCAGTTCTAAAAACCAGACCATGAATAGCTTCCTTGGTGAAATAACACACAACTGAAAGGCATTCAACTAAAAAACACTTTATAATAGAACATTTGAATTCCTGAGCAGAATGTCGAGCTTGTTTACCAGGTAAGTAAATGGACCCGAATTGTCTTGCTTGGTCTGGTCAGTTCTTAAAGTTCAGGGTAAATAGTATCTGCAAAATTGGAAGGCAGGCCTTTGAACAGTAACTGCTTCCTTCTGTGACTGTTGCTAATGCAAGTAGGTGGTGGGCAGAGATGTCAGGGAATTCAAACCCTGGATGGGTGGTTGATACAAATGCCTTACTTCaggtcttttcttttcaatttttttaatgtttatttatttttgaaggagagagagacagagtgtgagtgggggaggggcagagagagagggagacacagaacccgaagcaggctccaggctctgagctgtcagcacagagcccgatgcagggctggaactcacaagctgtgagattatgacctgagccgaagtcagccgcccaaccgactgagccacccaggagccccacttcaggtcTTTTCTAAACTGGAGAGGTTATAGGGCACTACCTCACCAGGGTCCTTGGAATTTCTCTATCATGATTGTTCTTTCGTTCATTTGACCTTCATCTGGACTGTACACTTGAGAAAGGAAGACCACATGCTTGTTTACCATGGCATTCTTAGTGCCCAGCGCTGAACAGGTGCATAGTAGATGCTCGAATATGTGCTCAGTTGAATTGAACATGGCTTTCGGTCATGTTGCCCCTGCACCTCTTGAAACTTAAAGCTGGGTAAATAATTGACCCTTCATTTCCCCTCATTTTACTTGCAGTGGCCAAGTTATTTTCttcataagagaagaaaaatagtcaAATAATGTGATGAAGTTTTTGAGTTGGTGATGAGACTTTTTAATTTAACGCAATGTAATTTAACCTCTGTGATACTAGAGTAATTGCATGTTGTTTCTAATGCATTGTATTACCGTGTAACATTACCCTACAAAGCTAAATCTTTTTATTGTCCTGCTTTAGTGCATTTCCTAATACAAATAAAACTTCTTTGGCAATAATAACTTCTGCATTGCAATCAGAACTTGAGTGTtagaatttatatgtatattggCCATTTCTCTTATTCATGTAAGAGGGGTTGAGACTGAAGTGATACGATGTAATACTGTACTAAATTATGTCTAACAAAGCCAatcataaatgaaatttaataaacTCTGATTGCTTAACTAATGTGCAGTTTTATTGCTTTCCTAGAGTTGGTTTTAACGAAAATACATGGTATTTACACTTACTGGTGCAATATGCTCTCATTGTAATGACCATTAAGTTTGCTTAATAAAAAACTTACTAAAATAACTCTAATTAATGCTTTTCTGAAAAGTAAtctcggggcatctgggtagcttagctagttaagtgtctggctcttgattttggctcaggtcatgacctcacggtttgtgggtttgagccctgcatcaggctttgtgctgacagcacagagcctgcttgggattctctctccctctctctgcccctgccctcctttatgctcttgctttctttctcaaaaataaataaacttaaaaatctttttaaaaataaaaaagtaatctgtacacccagcaTTAGGATTGAACTCAccacccaagatcaagagtcaccatgctctagtgactgagccagccaggcaccccctaatcAATGCTTTTAATTCAGAGGTGtgactataatttttttcttttgtcaaaacaaacaaacaaacaaacaaacaaacaaacaaccagggcgcctggatggcctaGCTGATTAagggaccaactcttgattttgacttaggtcatgatctcatggtctgtgagtttgaattTCGTGTcttatcaatgcagagcctgcttgggattctctctctccctccctctctgcacccaccccccGCTTGCccagtctctatctctctcaaaataaacaaataaagttaaGGAAATCATCATAGTTTAAGTTTAGGGAAAACAATAAAGTCTAACTTTCTGAAATGGCATAAAGACTGGAGAGGACAAGAAGAACCGGCAAGATCTGCTAAGCATAGAATGGACGTGATCTGGAAGTCTGATGTTACAAACTGGCCAGCTCAAGGACCAGATGCAGACTGCAAAAAAGTTTTGCTTGGCTTGtccaatgtttttaaaatgcctaAATTTATCTTCCAAGTCACGGGTCCCCCATTCCCTATTGACTTTCTCCCAACTGCCTTACTCATTGACTTCACCTGCTGGGCCCTAGTAAGCATCAAATGCCTGGAGAATGGCGACATCATTAATAGAAGTAACAGAActtgggaaagaaagaagtgaaaatggaGATTTTAAGAATATATGAATTTGAAAGGCTGATGAACCCACTGACAGAAGTGTCCACGTAGGTTGAGAGTTGAGGCTCTAGAGAGCATGGACACAAAGAAGCTAACGGCAAAATCCTGGGCATCTCTCAAGTAAGGGCTGTAAGTCACCAGAATCACAATGACGGGGGGAAATGCAAGAGAAACAGTGTGGAGCAAGGCTATGGAGGTCAGAAAGAGAGAACTTCGAAAAGATACAGGAAAGCCCAGCTGAGATTAGTTAGCATTAACTATGGCTCAAACTGCcatgattttgtgattttattatctattacaaactgcatggattttttttagatGCAACTAGTTAACGGTCCTATAAAAGTGCAGTCCACAAAAATGAATCGCAAGCCCGTTAGTGCCAGAAGCATGGCTTCTCCTGAAGGGCACCTGGTGTTAAACTATCAGTCTTTAGGAGCGTAGTTTTCCTAGTCCCTGTTTCTTTCTAATGTGAAGATATGTTTGAGAATTTCATTACATGTTGTCTCTTCTTCTTACCAGCATTAATTCTCCTGagcaatagatttttttaatctctcctctTTGGAGATGTTGCAAACTGTGAAACTGATTAGGATTCTGTTTCAAGTCAGCTAATAGCGAGAGGGGGAAAAATTCTGGTTTCACCTCCATCTAAAGAATAGAGCTTGGCAGGCCACATTTTTTTACTGGCTTCATTTCTGCCTCATTGACTCTACCCTTGTTCCTCCTCCTCATTTGTTATCTTGTTACATTTCACACATCCAAAAAGCCACCTTAAGTCCTTTTTTGGAACAAGCCagaacatataaatattaaacatatacttaAGGTACGATAAGCACTTTAATACTAATGGTTATTATTAAATTCAAATCCTATGTCTACAGATACAAGGCACTAGACCCCAAAAAGCTTTTCGAAACTCTCAGAACTTTCCATTTAAGAATATGGGTGAGAACATAGAGCAAAAGCCAAATTTATAATAGTACCCAATCACAGCAAAATTTGAGTGGAAAAAATTAAGACTCGGCTATATGTTTCTGTGTGAAGATATGTAACATTTATTCCTGAGAATTTAGGAAAAGCAATTTGCCCTCTTTAATGACTCCGGAAAGCTCTCTTTCCAACTCAACTAACGCTATTCAAAATCAGTACGTTCCAGGGGTTGAGAaggtgggctctggagccagaccaccTGGTTTCCCAGTCCCCTtgagctgtgtgactctggcaaCTCACCTACCTCGCTTGAAAAATGGTGTTCACAGAACCTACCTAAGATTTTCTGGACTAAACGTCATGTTTACATGAGTAAGGTGCTTAGAATAGTGTCTACAACCTTTTAAGTGAACAAAAAATTTGGTAGCTATAATTATTTTGGTTTCACAGTTGGTAAGCCTCATGAGTCTCCTGGGGTCAATGCCAAAACTTTGGATCCAAACAAGTCGATGAGTAGCTGGATTCCGGAAGCCCAAGCTAATGTGTACCTGAAGACCAGAGTCTTTCCACCGCCCTGCTGAGTAATACCTATGGAAGTGAAAGTTTCAAGTCAAGAGCTCTCAAGGGCTATTGTTTTCAGGTTTGATAACATACTTCTACATTAACTGCCTCCTACTAGAGCCctacaaattcatttattaagtatttattgagggtCTACTTTATCATGcagtaaattttaaatacacaaagcATTAATAACCAACATACACGGACACTCTTTACCTCTTACTGTTTCAAACTATGATAGTCAATTAATTAAAGCTACTACACATTACCAAAAGAGCAAACATGCTTCAAAGTGTTAGACCTGTTGTGAATTTAATGGAAATCACAAGTAGGAGCCTAACACAATCTCAAGCCTTAAAATACCGAAAACATACAAAGCGTGATAACAGTAAGTAAACTTTGAGATCCCAGTAGCAGGAGTCGGTCCCACATGGGAAGTATTTGGTAGGAGTGAAGAATATAGTGACAACTGCTTAGTCCCACTGGACCATTCGCTCTTCTTCAGGAAGAATACTCCAGTTTGGGGAGGCCATATCCCGGGCCAGCCAGTTAAAATCGTCGACGTCGTTCCAGTTATTTTTGCTCCTATCTAAACCAGAGCCCTCGAAGTCCTTGTCGATACCCGGGTAGCTCCAGGTATAAGGGGCGAACTGGATTCCGCTACAGTCTTCCACGATGGCCCTGCTGGTCACCTGCAAGAAGATGCGGGTGTCTCTCGTAGTGTGTACGCGCAGCTGTTGGCAGGCCACGGCCAGCACGCAATCACTGCAGTCCTCCAGGAACACAGAGGTGGACACCGGGCCGCAGAGCACCGTGCAACTTCGGGCTTTGGCCAGCCGCAGGGTGTTGGGATTGCCATACAGTCTGACTGTACATTTGCTCAGTTCGGTCAAAAGAACGTCACGCTGGTGCAGCTCCTCTGCCCTCTTCTCCAAGACTTGGGACTCCACGTTGGAGAAGCCGAAGACCCAGCTGGAGCCgatgcctccctcctccttcaaGGGCGGCGGGGAGGCCAGGATGCCTTCCGCCGCCGGGGCTCCAGGAGCGGAGTCTACTTTGGCGGCCGAAGCAGCGTCCTTCCTCCGGGTCTTGAAAGCGAAACGCTTCTTGGGCTGCAGCTCCTGGCGCCGCTCGGCCAGGGTCGTCTGTAGCCGCGTCAGCGCCTCTTGTCCCTGCCGCAGGTCGTAGGCGGCCAGGAACAAAACCGAGTCGTTGACAAGTTTCTGCAGGCCCTGGAGCCGAGCGGCCGCCTCCTCCAGCCGCTCCATAGATTCTCCGCCCTCCAGAAGCTCTTCCACGGCCGCTCGCTCCCGAGCGAAGGCGGCAGCGAAAAAGTcgctcttctcctcctccacctcctggtTCTGCCGCTTTTGCTTCCGCCTTTCCATCTCCAGTTGACGCTCTTGCTCTCGTCTCTGAAGCCGCTCAGGCACCAGGCTCCGGTCCCGCTGCGACCCCACGGCCCCATTCGCCGCGGCGGCGGAGCAACTAGCAGTCTCCATCTTGACTTCAAGCTTCCTTTCTCCTGCCTTGCTTCCTCCTGGCGCGCCCTGCGAGAGGCCTCCCACCAACGCGTCCTGTGATTGGCCGGACTTGCTTACGTCAGCCCCGGCCTTATTTTCTTAGCCCATTGGCTCCTCCGCGTCGGAGAGGGCGGGGATATGAGGCGGGGCCGATTgacaaggggggtggggagacaaagGTCCTTGtggatgggtggggtgggagacaggagggggaagctttttttcctcttaaagggGCAGGACTTATATCCGGGATTGTGGGGTGA
This window contains:
- the TBCC gene encoding tubulin-specific chaperone C; translated protein: METASCSAAAANGAVGSQRDRSLVPERLQRREQERQLEMERRKQKRQNQEVEEEKSDFFAAAFARERAAVEELLEGGESMERLEEAAARLQGLQKLVNDSVLFLAAYDLRQGQEALTRLQTTLAERRQELQPKKRFAFKTRRKDAASAAKVDSAPGAPAAEGILASPPPLKEEGGIGSSWVFGFSNVESQVLEKRAEELHQRDVLLTELSKCTVRLYGNPNTLRLAKARSCTVLCGPVSTSVFLEDCSDCVLAVACQQLRVHTTRDTRIFLQVTSRAIVEDCSGIQFAPYTWSYPGIDKDFEGSGLDRSKNNWNDVDDFNWLARDMASPNWSILPEEERMVQWD